ATCATTTTGCGGATTCTATCGATCTTTTCAGACTTGGTCCTGACGACCAAATTCTTTTCGACCGGGTAAACGCAGGAAACCACGATTCTGGGTCCGCCGCGTCCTTCTAATTCGACGATACAAAGACGGCATCCCCCGTAAGGTTCTAATTTCTCGTGGTAACAAAGGGTCGGGACCGCTATTCCCGCACTTCGTGCAGCCTCCAGGATAGTCATCCCTTCCTTGGCCTTGACTTCTTTTCCATCGATCTGTAAAAGGATCTCACTCATTTTTGTTTACTCTCCCTGACTATCGCTCTCGCTTCTTCGGGAATAGGAGGCGGCACAGGCTCACCGGAAATCTTTTTAACCGAACGAAAGCGAGGGGGGCAAACTTCAAAGCAGGTTCCACACTTGGTGCACTTCTCCTGGTCGATCACATGGATCCGGTTTTTGCCACCTTCAATCGCCCCGGCAGGACATTTCTTAAAGCAAATCATACAGGCCTGGCACTTAGCCGGGTCGATATGAAAGGCGATCAGTTCCTTACAGGAAAGGGCCGGACATCTCTTTTCCTTGACGTGAGCCTCATACTCGTCTTTGAAGTACTTTAGGGTGCTCAGAAAGGGGTTAGGGGCGCTCTTGCCTAAAGCACAAAGGGCCGCTTCTTTGGCTGTCTCGGACAGCTCATCTAAAAGCGCGATGTCGCCCTCTTTCCCTTTTCCCTGAGTGATATTGGTGAGAATCTTAAGCATCTGCCTCATGCCTTCACGACAGGGGACACATTTGCCGCACGATTCATCGGTGAGGAAGTCAAGAAAATACCTGGCCACATCGACCATGCAGGTATCTTCATCCAGGACAATCATCCCGCCGGACCCCATCATGGAACCGGCCTTGGTCAGCTCATCAAAACCGACCTGTAAATCCAACAGTTCCTCGGGAAGACATCCACCGGACGGTCCCCCGGTCTGAACCGCTTTGAATTTTTTGCCTCCGGGGATGCCGCCGCCTATCTGGTAAATAATATCCCGCAACGGCGTGCCCATGGGTACTTCCACCAGACCGGTATTGGTAATTTTGCCGACCAGGGAGAAGATCTTTGTCCCCTTGCTGGTTTCCGTT
This genomic interval from Deltaproteobacteria bacterium contains the following:
- a CDS encoding 4Fe-4S binding protein gives rise to the protein AGRKWEGTRNAPGDIKYVIVNADEGDPGAYMDRSLLEGNPHAVLEGLTIGAYAVGSHEGYIYVRQEYPLAVENVHTAIRQAEAYGFLGKNILGSGFDFIVKVHQGAGAFVCGESTALMTALEGRAGEPRPKYVRSNVVGLWGKPSVLNNVETWANVPLIINNGADWFRRYGTETSKGTKIFSLVGKITNTGLVEVPMGTPLRDIIYQIGGGIPGGKKFKAVQTGGPSGGCLPEELLDLQVGFDELTKAGSMMGSGGMIVLDEDTCMVDVARYFLDFLTDESCGKCVPCREGMRQMLKILTNITQGKGKEGDIALLDELSETAKEAALCALGKSAPNPFLSTLKYFKDEYEAHVKEKRCPALSCKELIAFHIDPAKCQACMICFKKCPAGAIEGGKNRIHVIDQEKCTKCGTCFEVCPPRFRSVKKISGEPVPPPIPEEARAIVRESKQK